The following coding sequences are from one Candidatus Nitrohelix vancouverensis window:
- a CDS encoding formylglycine-generating enzyme family protein: MIRVFQLLLFGLLSSFIFTGNGSAETAPPAPQGMVYIPAGYAQIGDSSGPKDARPMHFVSTSAFFIDRYEVSNAKYRQFIQATGRQTPKYWDDERFNAPDQPVVGVSWHDAMAYAQWRGGRLPTEAEWEKAARGSDDREYPWGKKWDKGFAFYFVNIFGETDQFRFTAPVDYYQTGVSPYGVYNMAGNVWEWCLDWYDPQYYRNSPEFDPEGPIQPTLMKSLRGGSWANSIDGVQIIRRARNHPDTQNEIYGFRTVIPIR, encoded by the coding sequence ATGATTCGCGTTTTCCAACTCCTGCTCTTCGGATTACTCAGCTCCTTCATTTTCACCGGCAACGGTTCAGCAGAAACCGCGCCCCCGGCGCCGCAGGGCATGGTTTACATCCCTGCAGGCTACGCGCAAATCGGCGATTCTTCCGGCCCGAAAGACGCGCGCCCCATGCATTTCGTATCGACCTCGGCTTTTTTCATCGACCGCTACGAAGTCAGCAACGCCAAGTATCGCCAGTTCATACAGGCAACCGGACGCCAGACCCCGAAGTATTGGGACGATGAACGATTCAACGCCCCCGACCAACCGGTCGTTGGCGTGAGCTGGCACGACGCCATGGCCTATGCCCAATGGCGAGGCGGTCGACTGCCCACCGAAGCGGAATGGGAAAAAGCCGCGCGCGGAAGCGACGACCGGGAATATCCCTGGGGCAAAAAATGGGACAAGGGCTTCGCGTTTTACTTCGTCAATATTTTTGGTGAAACAGACCAGTTCCGTTTCACCGCGCCCGTCGATTATTACCAGACGGGAGTCAGCCCTTACGGCGTCTACAATATGGCGGGCAATGTCTGGGAATGGTGCCTCGACTGGTACGATCCGCAATACTACCGCAACAGTCCTGAATTCGATCCCGAAGGCCCGATCCAGCCCACGCTGATGAAATCCCTGCGCGGCGGTTCCTGGGCCAACTCCATCGACGGCGTCCAGATCATCCGGCGCGCGCGCAATCATCCCGACACTCAAAATGAAATCTACGGTTTCAGAACCGTGATCCCCATCAGGTGA
- a CDS encoding MFS transporter, producing the protein MNVISLYFALWVTVDRNGADILYGAALSLSMLAVAVSAPLFGAMSDRSGKRRAPLIAFTLLSVAGTALIGMTDNLWLGLLAFICANYCYHAALVFYDGMLPWVARGANVGKISGYGVSLGYLGAIVGLLAVRPFVEVGGRPAAFLVTAVLFLAFAIPCFLFVSDPPRPANAAPQGTSFKEAFITLKKTWLEIRNYRLVFKFLMVHFLILDVVNTIIAFMSVYANKVMGFSDAQINTFLITSTVAAMLGSLLIGWLCQRKGPETVYALVLWIWVAALALAVASPTQAVFWCVGPLAGIGMGGIWTVSRALLIQWAPPEKLCELFGFYGMAGKMASILGPLLWGGIVWLLSAYPEMKYRAAVFSLMILALGSIVLYRSLIREFKPTSTPS; encoded by the coding sequence ATGAACGTGATCTCGCTGTATTTTGCCCTGTGGGTGACCGTGGATCGAAACGGCGCCGATATTTTATACGGCGCGGCCTTGTCCCTTTCCATGCTGGCAGTCGCGGTCAGCGCTCCGCTGTTCGGCGCGATGTCCGACCGGAGCGGCAAACGCCGCGCCCCGCTGATCGCCTTCACCCTGCTATCGGTCGCAGGCACCGCGCTGATCGGGATGACGGACAATCTATGGCTCGGCCTGCTCGCCTTCATCTGCGCCAATTACTGCTACCACGCCGCGCTGGTGTTTTACGACGGCATGCTTCCCTGGGTGGCGCGCGGCGCCAACGTCGGCAAGATCTCCGGCTACGGCGTTTCCCTCGGCTATCTCGGCGCCATCGTCGGCCTGCTCGCGGTGCGTCCCTTTGTCGAAGTCGGCGGACGTCCCGCCGCCTTTCTGGTGACCGCCGTGCTGTTTCTTGCGTTTGCCATTCCCTGTTTCCTATTCGTCAGCGACCCGCCGCGTCCCGCAAACGCCGCGCCGCAAGGGACGTCCTTCAAAGAAGCGTTCATCACTCTGAAAAAAACCTGGCTCGAGATTCGCAATTACCGGCTCGTCTTCAAATTTCTCATGGTGCATTTTTTGATCCTCGACGTGGTCAACACCATCATCGCCTTCATGTCGGTTTACGCGAACAAGGTCATGGGATTTTCCGACGCGCAAATCAATACCTTTCTCATCACGTCGACCGTCGCCGCGATGCTGGGGTCGCTCCTGATCGGCTGGCTCTGTCAGCGAAAAGGCCCGGAAACCGTCTACGCGCTGGTGCTCTGGATCTGGGTGGCGGCGCTCGCGCTCGCTGTCGCCAGCCCAACGCAAGCGGTGTTCTGGTGCGTCGGACCGTTGGCGGGAATCGGCATGGGCGGCATCTGGACCGTGAGCCGGGCCTTGTTGATCCAATGGGCGCCGCCGGAAAAATTATGCGAGCTGTTTGGTTTTTATGGAATGGCCGGAAAAATGGCGTCGATACTCGGGCCCTTGTTGTGGGGCGGCATTGTCTGGCTTCTCAGCGCTTACCCGGAAATGAAATACCGCGCCGCGGTGTTCTCTCTGATGATTCTTGCGCTCGGAAGCATTGTTTTGTACCGGAGTTTGATCCGCGAATTCAAACCCACTTCGACGCCATCCTGA